One Mycolicibacterium rufum genomic window, AACGACCGGGGCGCCTGCCTGGCCGGGGTGGTACTCGACACCGGTGTGCGCGTTCGGGTCGTTCAACTGTCCACCGGGGCGTGGTACGACCCGGCCGATCCGGCCGACACCGAAGCGCTGTGCGTGCACGGCAACCCGAATGTCCTCACCGACGATGTCGGGACGTCCTCGCTGGCGCGCGGCTGCAGCGGGGCGCACGCCCTCGTCGAGGTCGAGAAGTACACCGCGACACCGCCGCCGGTGCGCGCGCACCGGCCGCCGCGGATCGTCAGTAGGTAGCGAATTCGTCCAGGCCGGCGGCCAGGGCGACCGGCACCCGTGCCTTGATGCGGGTGCCGCGCTCGGTGTGTTCGGTGGCGTCCACCCGGCCCTCGGAGTGCACCCGGGCGACCAGATCGCCACGGTCGTAAGGGATCGTCACGTCGACGCCTGCGTCGGTGGGCACCACGAGCTCGGCCATCCGGGCGCGCAGCCGGTCCAGGCCGTCGCCGGTGTGCGCGGACACGAACACCGCATCGGGCAGCGCCCGTCGCAGCGTGGCCAGGGTCAGCCCGCTCGCCGCGTCGGTCTTGTTGACCACCAGCAGTTCGGTCGGCGCGGCGATGCCGTACTCGGCGACCACGTCGTTGATGACCTGCCGGACGGCGTTGATCTGCCCCAGCGGGTTCACGTCGGATCCGTCCACGACGTGCACCAGCAGGTCGGCGTCGACGACCTCTTCCAGCGTCGACCGGAAGGCTTCGACGAGCTGGGTGGGCAGGTGCCGCACGAAACCGACGGTGTCGGTCAGCACGAACGGCCGGCCGTCGTCGAGTTGTCCACGGCGCGTTGTGGGTTCGAGCGTGGCGAACAATGCGTTCTCGACCAGCACGCCCGCCCCGGTGAGCGCGTTGAGCAGACTGGACTTGCCGGCGTTGGTGTAGCCGACGATCGCGACCGACGGCATCTCGCTGCGGCGGCGTCCGCTGCGCTGGGTGTCGCGGATCTTCTTCATGTCTTTGATGTCGCGCCGCAGCTTCGACATCCGCTCCCGGATCCGCCGCCGGTCGGTCTCGATCTTCGTCTCACCGGGCCCGCGGGTGCCGACCCCGCCGCCGGCGCCGCCCGCGCGGCCGCCGGCCTGCCGGGACATCGACTCACCCCAGCCGCGCAGCCGGGGCAGCATGTACTCCATCTGGGCCAGCGTGACCTGCGCCTTGCCCTCACGGCTGGTGGCGTGCTGGGCGAAGATGTCGAGGATCAGCGCGGTGCGGTCGATCACCTTGACCTTGACGACCTTCTCCAGCGCGTTGAGCTGCGCAGGGCTGAGCTCGCCGTCGCAGATCACGGTGTCGGCGCCGGTGGCCAGCACGACCTCGCGCAGCTCGGCGGCCTTGCCGGAGCCGATGTAGGTGGCCGGATCGGGCTTGTCGCGGCGCTGGATCACACCCTCGAGCACCTCGGAGCCGGCGGTCTCGGCGAGGGCGGCCAGTTCGGCCAGGCTCGCATCGGCGTCGGCCGCCGAGCCCTCGGTCCAGACCCCGACCAGCACCACGCGTTCGAGGCGCAGCTGGCGGTACTCGACCTCGGAGATGTCGGTCAGTTCGGTGGACAGCCCCGCGACGCGGCGCAGCGCCGTGCGGTCGTCGAGCGCGAGTTCGCCCGCGCTGGGGGTGTCGTTGAGGAATTCGGGATACGTCATAGGCGAACCAAGGTTCGCACGGAGATCACTTTTCATGCACCCCGTTTAACGTCCGCACGCTGCCCACCATTCCTCGGAGAGCTCGCCCTCGGCCACCAGAACCGACGGTCCGCGCAGGTAGCTGGTCGCGTCGGTGATCGTGACGACGACCTCGCCGCCGGGGATCCGCACGGTCAGCGCGCCGGTGTCCGCACCCTGGTGGGCCAGCGCCGCGACGGCCGCGGCGACGGTGCCGGTACCGCAGGACCGTGTCTCCCCCACGCCCCGCTCGTGCACCCGCATCGACACCGCACCGTCGGCGGGGGCGGTCAACACCTCGACATTGACCCCCTCGGGGAACTGGGCGGTGTCGAACGCCACGGGTGCGGCGACGTCGAGAGCGGCCAGTGCCGCGGCGTTCAGCGCCGGGTCGACGCAGGCCAGGTGCGGGTTGCCGACGTCGACGGCCAGGCCGGTGAACCGGTGCCCGCCCACGGTCGCCGCACCCGATCCGGTCACGTTGGCCTTGCCCATCTCCACGGTCACGTCGGCGCGCACCGCGTCGGCGGCGTGCAGCACCACCGGCCGCGGCCCGGCCAGCGAGCCGACCACGAACTCGGTCCGGGTCTCCAGTCCACTGGCCCGCAGGTAGTGCGCGAACACCCGCACCCCGTTGCCGCACATCTGGGCCAGCGAGCCGTCGGCGTTGCGGTAGTCCATGTACCAGTCGTCGGCCGCGAGGCCTTCGGGCAGCCGCTCGAACACCCCGGCCGCACGGGCCGCACCCGCGGTGGTCACCCGCAGCACCCCGTCGGCGCCCAGACCCTGCCTGCGGTCGCACAGCGCGGCCACCGCGGCCGGCGCCAGCGTCAGCCGGGCGTCCACGTCGGGCAGCACGACGAAGTCGTTCTGCGTCCCGTGGCCTTTGGCGAACCTCACCAGGTCAGGATACGTCGCGCCAGATCCGAACGACCGTGTCGGCGTTACCGGCCGCGGCGCCGTCGAGCCAGGTGATGCGGTGGTCGCGACGGAACCAGGAACGCTGCCGACGGACGTAGCGACGGGTGCCGACGAAGGTCGGCTCCCGGGCGGCGCTGCCGTCCCCGCCGGCGTCCAGGTCGGCCAGCACCTGCGCGTAGCCGAGCGCCCGCGCCGCGGTGACCCCGTCCCGCAGACCGCGGCTCTGCAGCTCGATCACCTCGTCGACCAGTCCGGCGTCGAACATGGTGTCCGTCCGGCGCGCCAGCCGCTCGTCGAGAAGGTCAGTGGGCCAGTCCAATCCGATGATCGCGGTGTTCCAGCGGGGCGTTCCGATGGTCGGCGCCGACGCGGCGAACGGCCGGCCGGTCAGTTCGACCACCTCCAGCGCCCGCACGATGCGCCGACCGTCGGTGGGCAGAATGGATGCGGCGGCGGCCGGATCCACCCGCTCGAGGTCCCGGTGCAGTGCGGCGACGCCGACCTCGGCGAGCCGGGCCTCCCAGCGGGCCCGCACCGCCGGGTCGGTGGCGGGGAACGACCACTGGTCGAGCAGCGACTGGATGTAGAGCATCGATCCGCCGACGATGACGGGCACCGCGCCGCGAGCCGCGATCGCCTCGACGTCGGCGGCAGCGGCCTCCTGATAGCGGGCGACGGTCGCGGTCTCGGTGACGTCGAGGACGTCGAGCTGGTGGTGCGGGATCCCTCGCCGCTCGGCGATGCCGAGCTTCGCGGTGCCGATGTCCATGCCGCGGTAGAGCTGCATCGCGTCGGCGTTGACGACTTCGGCCGACCTCTCCGCGGCCAGCAGGTCCGCGACGGCCAGCGCCAGCTCCGACTTGCCGGTTCCGGTCGGGCCGATGATGGCCAGCGGGCGCACCGCCGTCACGGCGTCCAGAGGCCGACGAAGTAGCCGACGCCGTAGGGCGCGCCGCGGTAGCGCTCCTCGGCGGTGCGCGGCGCCGGT contains:
- the hflX gene encoding GTPase HflX produces the protein MTYPEFLNDTPSAGELALDDRTALRRVAGLSTELTDISEVEYRQLRLERVVLVGVWTEGSAADADASLAELAALAETAGSEVLEGVIQRRDKPDPATYIGSGKAAELREVVLATGADTVICDGELSPAQLNALEKVVKVKVIDRTALILDIFAQHATSREGKAQVTLAQMEYMLPRLRGWGESMSRQAGGRAGGAGGGVGTRGPGETKIETDRRRIRERMSKLRRDIKDMKKIRDTQRSGRRRSEMPSVAIVGYTNAGKSSLLNALTGAGVLVENALFATLEPTTRRGQLDDGRPFVLTDTVGFVRHLPTQLVEAFRSTLEEVVDADLLVHVVDGSDVNPLGQINAVRQVINDVVAEYGIAAPTELLVVNKTDAASGLTLATLRRALPDAVFVSAHTGDGLDRLRARMAELVVPTDAGVDVTIPYDRGDLVARVHSEGRVDATEHTERGTRIKARVPVALAAGLDEFATY
- the dapF gene encoding diaminopimelate epimerase produces the protein MRFAKGHGTQNDFVVLPDVDARLTLAPAAVAALCDRRQGLGADGVLRVTTAGAARAAGVFERLPEGLAADDWYMDYRNADGSLAQMCGNGVRVFAHYLRASGLETRTEFVVGSLAGPRPVVLHAADAVRADVTVEMGKANVTGSGAATVGGHRFTGLAVDVGNPHLACVDPALNAAALAALDVAAPVAFDTAQFPEGVNVEVLTAPADGAVSMRVHERGVGETRSCGTGTVAAAVAALAHQGADTGALTVRIPGGEVVVTITDATSYLRGPSVLVAEGELSEEWWAACGR
- the miaA gene encoding tRNA (adenosine(37)-N6)-dimethylallyltransferase MiaA, which translates into the protein MRPLAIIGPTGTGKSELALAVADLLAAERSAEVVNADAMQLYRGMDIGTAKLGIAERRGIPHHQLDVLDVTETATVARYQEAAAADVEAIAARGAVPVIVGGSMLYIQSLLDQWSFPATDPAVRARWEARLAEVGVAALHRDLERVDPAAAASILPTDGRRIVRALEVVELTGRPFAASAPTIGTPRWNTAIIGLDWPTDLLDERLARRTDTMFDAGLVDEVIELQSRGLRDGVTAARALGYAQVLADLDAGGDGSAAREPTFVGTRRYVRRQRSWFRRDHRITWLDGAAAGNADTVVRIWRDVS